A window of Aurantibacillus circumpalustris genomic DNA:
TTTACTTTCATTTTTCTCTGCATCAATTATTTGGTGATTTATTATTCCAGTCAAACTTTTTCAGAGTCCTTTTATCTCTTGATTTACGCCACTTTCCTCTATTATTTTTTAGAATACAATTTTGGAACGAATCAATTTAAAAACGATTTGAAATCTGATTATAAGAAATGGTTAATGATTGGATTTTTAATGATGGTATTAACCATTGCTAAAAACATTATGATATTAGGTGTTTTAGCCGTACTCCTATTTTATCTATTTAAAAAAGAATACCGTAAGGCCATCTTCTCTATGGTATCATTTGGCATTTTTAAGGTGCTCTATGAATTGGTTAAAACACTTATTTGGGGTTCTTCTGGTATTCAATACGGCTCACAAACAAACATTCTTCTTAATAAAGATGCCTATGACCCTTCACAAGGCCGCGAAGATATTGCTGGGTTTATTACAAGGTTTATTGATAACATTGGTCTTTATGTTGGAAAGCGCTTCTATCAAATAATTGGTTTTATGGATGAGGACTCCACAAAGGTTTCCTACTTCCTGGCTCTTATTGTGCTTGTGTTAACGTTCTATGGTCTCTACAGAGCCATTAAAGCAAAACAAGATACTGTTGCATTTATCGTCCTTTTTGCTGGTGTTATTTCTTTTGGGACATTTTTTGTATTGCATGCTAAATGGGATCAAACACGTTTTATCATGGTTCACATGCCAGCTTTATTACTTGGTATTTTTTACGGACTCTATAAATTTTTTGAAAAGGATAACAGCAGTCAGATGATACCTGTGGCATTTATGTTACTTATTGTTTTTTCAATGTTTGGTTCAACTATTAAACGTGGTGTGAACAACATTCCAGTTGTAACAAAAAACCTGAGTGGAGATATTTATTATGGTTACACACCCGATTGGAGAAATTACTTGGAACTCAGTGCTTGGTGTAAAGACAGTCTGCCTGAAAACAGTTTAGTGGCCTGCAGAAAAGCTCCTATGAGTTTTGTGTACGCAAAAGGAAAACATTTTTATCCGATCTACTCTGTTATTGCACGCGATACTGTGACAAAACAATCTGATCCGGACAGTGCTCTCGCAATTTTCAAAAAAAATCACGTCAGTCATTTTTTAATTGCAAGTTTGCGTATAAACCCCAATGTGAATAGTGGTTATGTGATTAACACCATGCATAATATTGCCGAGCCAATCATGCGCAAATATCCTTATAAGTTCAGGCTTGTAAAAACAATGGGTTACAGCGAAGAAGCTAGACTTTACGAAATAATGTATTAACAGAAGTACTTAATGGATTTTAATTACAACAAAATAAAACTAGGTAACTGGTTATTCAAGAATAGTTTTCCGCTTTATAATTTAATTTACAAACGTTTTAAACTCAAAAACGATTACGAAGAAATACGACTTGTAAAAAAGCTGGTGAAACCCGGAGACTCTGTCCTAGACATAGGTGGGAACATTGGTTTTTACGCTTCTTTATTAAGTACACGCGTTGGAGCCCAAGGAAAGGTTTTTAGCTTTGAACCAGATGTAACAAACTTTAAGCATCTTAAAAAAAATACAGCATCTTTTAGAAACGTTCAAATTTTTAATAATGCAGTTTCTGATAAAAAAGAAGTCATTAAAATTTACACGTCGAAACTTTTAAATGTTGATCATAGAACCTACCCTGTAAATAACTATGATCAAGTTCACGAAATTAACGCAGTAAGCATTGATAATCTGATTGCAGATAAAATAATAGACCGTGTTGACCTTATCAAAATAGACATTCAAGGTTATGAATTGGCTGCTTTTACAGGGATGAAAAATCTTTTGCAAAATAGTTTTGATCTTAAAATTATGGCTGAATATTGGCCACACGGCTTTAAAAGAGCCGGAACTTCAGCGGTAATTTTCTTTGATTTTTTCGATACACTTGGTTACAAATTTTCAATCATTGAAAAAGATAAACTTGTTCCATTAAGCAAAGACTTTGTTGTAAAACACAATGACGAACCTTTCGAGTTTAGTTTTAACGTACTAATAGAGAAGAAATAACTACTGCGGCACGGCAATTAAATCGGTTGAGCCATTTTGCGGAATGTACTTTTTATAATTACTCAGATTTACTTCCTTATTCGTTTTAGCATCAAACAGTTTGTAATTGAGTGCTTTAAAATAATTGAAATAAAATTCGAAATTAATTTTCTTCTCTTCCATTAAAAACAAACCAATTTCAAAAATGATTTTTGGTCTGAATTTGCCAATAGCCACATCAGCGCCTTTAAACACTTCGTATTCATGACCATCTGTATCAATTTTAATAAAATCAATTTTCTCTAGCTTTTGATTAGCAACAAAATCATTTAAACTTATTGATTTCACTCCTTCGGTGCTTTTTGGTGTGCCCCAGTGAACAGGATGATCATTTGCCTCCCTCTCTCCGTTTACTTTCCAGCTACTGTAAGCAATTATATTCGGATTGTCACTCGATTTTTCAGAAACAAAAGAATTTATTACTGTTACGTTTTTAGTCATTTCGGGATTAAGAGCCAGATTACGCTTAAGCCGTTCAAGTGCATAAAACGTAGGTTCAAAAGAAATCACGCGTCCCTCACTAGCGAGTTTAGAGAACTGAAGTGTCATTAAGCCTACATTAGCACCAATATCAAGTATGGTATAATCTTTCTCAATCTTTAAATTTGAATTTTTGGTAATATGACTTTGAAATTTATGAAACAAAAATAAAGACAATTCAATTCCCTCAGCTAACTCAACTTCGTACTTTACGCCATCTCTTTCAATAATCCGCTTTTCTTTCCCAACAAAAAGAGTTGTGATTTTGTAAAGGACTTTAGCACCCAGAATTTTTATTTTTGTTATCGGTAACCAGCTATTAAACATAATTCAAAATAATAGCTGCAAATATACTTGAATTATGCTTTAATCAGCCACAAAAAAACGTCTATAAACCCTCAGTGTACTAACAAGCTTGAATCCCTTTCACGCCTTATGATTGGCCTTAAAAAATTAAAACTTAGCTAAAGAAAAACTCCAAAAGCTCCTTTATTTTATTAATTTTACAAACCGCATTTATGTTTAAAAAATACGTCATACCCTACCATCTCGATGATCCAAAAACTACACTGGCTCATAGAGAAATTATTCTTGAAAAACCGTTTTTAAAACGTTTGTATTTAGATTGGTACAATGTTTTTATTAAAGAAGCTAAAAAACATAAAAATGGGGAACATCTTGAAATTGGATCTGGTGGCGGATTTTTAAAAGAAGTGTTTCCTGAAGTCATTACCTCTGATATTTTAAGTCTCCAAAATGTTGATAAGGTTTTTAGTGCTGAACAAATGCCCATAGGTGATAATCAACTGGCGAGCATAATGATGCTAAATGTTTTTCACCACATTCCGAAACCGTATTTATTTTTAAAAGAAGCAGAAAGAACACTTGTAAAAGGAGGCGTGATAATTATGACAGAGCCAGCCAATAGCGCACTTGGAAGATTTATTTACAAACGTTTTCATCACGAACCCTTCGATGAAAAAGGTGGTAGAGAAATTGAAGCTGGGAATCCCTTGTCAAACAGTAATCAAGCGCTTCCTTATATTTATTTTGAAAGAGACTTAGATCTTTTTAAAAAAGACTTTCCGCACTTAAAAATTCGTTCAGTAAAATACCACTCTCCTTTTTCTTATGTAATAAGCGGCGGTGTTTCAAGAAGTGCCATGTTGCCTTATTTTATGTACTCTCTTGTAAAAGCCTCAGAATGGCTCTTATCTCCGTTCTCACGGCAACTTGGCTTGTTTTGTACGGTAGAGATTGAAAAGGTTTAAAAACAAGGTCAAATTGCGATATTTTTTATAAATTTAGGCTCTATTTTTAAAAACATTGGTTCCACTCATACAGTATTTTGATTCTCTGGCTAAAAAGCGTAAACAACGCGGTTTTAGTGCCTATTATTGGAACGAAATCTCAAATTACATTAAGTACTTTTCGCATGAAGACGGCTCCGTTTTAGAAGTCGGTTGCGGAAGTGGTGATCTCTTAGCAAAAGTTTCAGGCAAAAGAAAAGTAGGAATCGATTTTAGCGAAGAACACATCAATTGGGCCAAAGAAAAACACACTAATGCCGGTATTGAATTTTTGGTAATGGACGCCAATTCTATTCAATTAGATCAAACATTTGATCTAATTGTAGTGAGTAATCTAATTGGTTACGTGGATGATATTCAAAATGTATTTGAGCAAATTAAAAAATGTTCACATCCAAACACAAAAGTGGTCGTTCAATTTTACAACTCCATTTGGGAACCGATTATTAAGTTTGCTGAACTCATTGGTTTAAAGCACAAAACACCTACGCAGAATTGGTTAAGCACGCGCGACATCAACAATCTTTTATTTGTATCGGGTTTTGATGTATACAGGAATAGTAAACGTCTTATTTTACCTTTCTTTTTCCCCCTACTCTCTTTTATTTTTAATAAGTACTTGGCGAAGTTTCCAATTTTTAGATTCTTTAGTTTTAATATTTACAGTTTTGCCAAGCCTTTGCCTGAGAGTCACGAAGAAAATTATTCGCAAAAATATTCCACAACGGTTGTAATACCGGCACGAAACGAAAGTGGGAATATTGAGAACGCTATTCTTAGACTTCCAAAATTTGGTAAACATGTGGAGATTATTTTTATTGAAGGAAACAGTACTGATGATACTTGGGAAAAAATTCAAGAGATTCAGAAAAAATATGCTGCTACCCATGATATAAAAATTGGGCAACAAAAAGGAAAAGGAAAAGCAGATGCT
This region includes:
- a CDS encoding glycosyltransferase, giving the protein MVPLIQYFDSLAKKRKQRGFSAYYWNEISNYIKYFSHEDGSVLEVGCGSGDLLAKVSGKRKVGIDFSEEHINWAKEKHTNAGIEFLVMDANSIQLDQTFDLIVVSNLIGYVDDIQNVFEQIKKCSHPNTKVVVQFYNSIWEPIIKFAELIGLKHKTPTQNWLSTRDINNLLFVSGFDVYRNSKRLILPFFFPLLSFIFNKYLAKFPIFRFFSFNIYSFAKPLPESHEENYSQKYSTTVVIPARNESGNIENAILRLPKFGKHVEIIFIEGNSTDDTWEKIQEIQKKYAATHDIKIGQQKGKGKADAVREGYKIATGDILMILDADLTVPPEDLPKFYNAIASGKGDFINGTRLVYPMDKEAMRFLNYLGNHFFSWAFTWLLDQRFKDTLCGTKVMFREDYIKLTKNRKYFGEFDPFGDFDLLFGAHKLNLKIVEVPIRYRERTYGSTNISRFKHGVILLRMCAFASRKCKFI
- a CDS encoding FkbM family methyltransferase — protein: MDFNYNKIKLGNWLFKNSFPLYNLIYKRFKLKNDYEEIRLVKKLVKPGDSVLDIGGNIGFYASLLSTRVGAQGKVFSFEPDVTNFKHLKKNTASFRNVQIFNNAVSDKKEVIKIYTSKLLNVDHRTYPVNNYDQVHEINAVSIDNLIADKIIDRVDLIKIDIQGYELAAFTGMKNLLQNSFDLKIMAEYWPHGFKRAGTSAVIFFDFFDTLGYKFSIIEKDKLVPLSKDFVVKHNDEPFEFSFNVLIEKK
- a CDS encoding methyltransferase domain-containing protein, which gives rise to MFKKYVIPYHLDDPKTTLAHREIILEKPFLKRLYLDWYNVFIKEAKKHKNGEHLEIGSGGGFLKEVFPEVITSDILSLQNVDKVFSAEQMPIGDNQLASIMMLNVFHHIPKPYLFLKEAERTLVKGGVIIMTEPANSALGRFIYKRFHHEPFDEKGGREIEAGNPLSNSNQALPYIYFERDLDLFKKDFPHLKIRSVKYHSPFSYVISGGVSRSAMLPYFMYSLVKASEWLLSPFSRQLGLFCTVEIEKV
- a CDS encoding FkbM family methyltransferase, with amino-acid sequence MFNSWLPITKIKILGAKVLYKITTLFVGKEKRIIERDGVKYEVELAEGIELSLFLFHKFQSHITKNSNLKIEKDYTILDIGANVGLMTLQFSKLASEGRVISFEPTFYALERLKRNLALNPEMTKNVTVINSFVSEKSSDNPNIIAYSSWKVNGEREANDHPVHWGTPKSTEGVKSISLNDFVANQKLEKIDFIKIDTDGHEYEVFKGADVAIGKFRPKIIFEIGLFLMEEKKINFEFYFNYFKALNYKLFDAKTNKEVNLSNYKKYIPQNGSTDLIAVPQ